DNA sequence from the Deinococcus depolymerans genome:
GGTCAATCTGTTTCATATGGAATCCTTTCCAAACACCTGAAAGGCCGGGCGGTGAGGCTGCCCCCACCGCCCGGCAACGACCTCAGCGCAGCGCTTTACGGCCCGGGTACACGGCCCGGTCACCCAGCGCATGCTCGATGCGCAGCAGCTGGTTGTACTTCGCGATGCGGTCCGAGCGGCTGGCCGAGCCGGTCTTGATCTGCCCGGCGTTCGTGGCGACCGCCAGGTCGGCGATGAAGGCGTCCTCGGACTCGCCGCTGCGGTGGCTGATGATCGTGCCGTAGTGGTGACGCTTGGCGAGTTCGATGGCGTCCATGCTCTCGGTGAGGCTGCCGATCTGGTTGACCTTCACCAGGATGGCGTTGCCGACCTTGGAATCGATGCCGCGCTGCAGGCGTTCGGGGTTGGTCACGAACAGGTCGTCACCGACGAGTTGCACGCGGTCCCCGATCCTGGCGGTCAGGGCGGCCCAGCCGTCCCAGTCGTCCTCGGCGAGGCCGTCCTCGATGCTCACGATCGGGTAGCGCTGCGCCCAGTCGGCCCAGAAGTCCACCATCTCGGCGGTGCTGAGCACGCGGCCCTCGGATTCCAGGTGGTACTTGCCGTCCCGGAACAGTTCGGTCACGGCCGGGTCGAGCGCGATGGCGATGTCCTTGCCGGGCTCGTAGCCGGCCTTCTCGATCGCCTCGAGCAGCACGTCCAGCGCCTCCTCGTTGCTTTTCAGGTCGGGCGCGAAGCCGCCCTCGTCCCCGACGTTGGTGTTGTAG
Encoded proteins:
- the eno gene encoding phosphopyruvate hydratase produces the protein MKIEKVMAREVLDSRGNPTVEAEVHLDSGFSGRAIVPSGASTGTHEALELRDGGSRYLGKGVLKAVQNVNEALGPAVVGMDATEQAAIDAAMMAVDGTPNKGSMGGNAILAVSLATARAAAAELDIPLYRYLGGSNAKTLPVPMMNVINGGAHADNSVDFQEFMVMPVGAPSFREALRYGAETFHSLKKVLSAKGYNTNVGDEGGFAPDLKSNEEALDVLLEAIEKAGYEPGKDIAIALDPAVTELFRDGKYHLESEGRVLSTAEMVDFWADWAQRYPIVSIEDGLAEDDWDGWAALTARIGDRVQLVGDDLFVTNPERLQRGIDSKVGNAILVKVNQIGSLTESMDAIELAKRHHYGTIISHRSGESEDAFIADLAVATNAGQIKTGSASRSDRIAKYNQLLRIEHALGDRAVYPGRKALR